GGTGATTCTACATCTTTATCCTTTCGTGAAAGGTTTGCTTGGGAAACAGAACAGGATGCCTACCATTATTCTTGTCTGGTCGATCCTTCTGGCTTCTATCTTGACGCTTCTTTGGGTGAGAGTTAATCCATTTGTGGCTAAAGGTGGTCCAACACTAGAGATATGTGGTTTGGACTGTCTTTGATTGATACACAAGAAACGTTTTTTCCACAGAGGTTAAGTAGAGAGGAGAGTCTCACAAGATTTGTGTAActgtgttttattattattgggGGAGAAAAACATATTAGATTGGAAAAGAAAATGGAATTAGATATgtaatgtttttgtttggaaGGTGTTGTATTGTAGATATAGAAGAAGGTTGTTGTCTATTTtgttattgttatatattttttttgtggggGAAAGTGATGTTATATTATTAGTTCTTTCGTTGAATATTTTGTGACATCTTCTGAGTATTCGATATAAGAAGGATGGCTTCGTCTGTAATTGTTGAGAAATGTATGTTTGCCTGTAAATACGCAGAGTTAGTCTCTGTGAAGTGTGAACTTGTTGTCTGAATTATATTGGACTTCTAGTCCGTGAGTATTCACGTCCTGCTTTCTTTCTCGAGAGACTTTGGAACACGAATCAGTCAAAGTCAATACGACTCTTTGACTGGAATCTTTTGGAGCCAAAGTTCCAAACCTGGGTATtcgtgtttcattttttttcttccttattCTTCTTCGCTTATTCGTAAATTCAAGTCAATAAACTCACTGAGAAGTGAGAATATAGAAACTTCATTGTTTAAAACTAGCACAATACCAATCATCTTCTACTTAGTTTGCATTGGATTAAAAAGGAGTATATAAAACCCCACAAAATACTATTGCAATGATACAAAATCCAGTCTTTcatttagttttgtgtatatttaaTAAAGGTTACTAGATCCCATttgcatttttttcttatatagatTGGGTTTACCAAAATCGTTTTGACTTTGCTTTTTTAACTTGTAAAGAATTAAGGAATTGCATTTGTCGTTATCCTTATGTGTTCACGTTACCATTTGCCTTATGCGTCAAAATTTTGTCTGCTAAAGCATATATGAAACGGCTAAGAAATAAATTGTgtaaataattgtattttattttctttttgtatcgGTCAGGAGAGATAGGTTTCGAAATTTTAAGGTATTTTAGTTagttaaataactaaatatataattttagtttataaaagaaCGAGTCATCGAAAAGACAAAAGCTTACCCGAGGGGGTAGAGTAGATACGCGTTTCGTGACTAAGGCAAATAGGTCAAAATAAGCACTGAGACGACGATGgagagagataaagagagaTTTCGCAGCACCAACGTCGAAGTTTCTCATGGCATTCATTCAACATTACGTGATCCTCGAAGAAATCTCgtacatataaaaattaaataaatcgaACGTCATGTACAACACCATTGCAAGAGAGAATTATTTCCAAAACGAAACTTGAGCACAAACTGCCTGATTTGTTTTCTGTGTaatggagaagaggagaagagaagagatgatAACGGAGGCAGAGATGGAGGCAGCTCAATATCTGATGGAGCTAAGCGACGAAGAGACTAGTCTCGAAATaacaaagaagaggaagattgAAGAAATATTCGGTAAAGATGATATTTATCAAGATCAATGCACGAAAGAAATGGTGATCGTGAGAGTAATGtcaccaaagaagaagaagaagtttagGACTCTCGAGAGCATTTACAAGGCGACACGACCTATATATCAGAGTCGAGATAATAAGATGATGAAACAACATTCTTAGGTTTGAAgtctttttgtgacaaaaaaaaaaaaaaggtttgaagTCTTTAGAATTCTGTTATTACATAATGATTCTTGCTTGAGCATATACATGACGACGTGACAAGATATCAGGACCGTCACTGGATGATGAAGCAACTAGTGAAGCTTAGGGATCTGTTATTacattatcattttatttgCTAACTTTTGTAAATAGTGCGAAGAATATGAATGAAGGCTAAATGGTTTAATAATGATATAATCAGTCATTGCACGTCATTTTATTAAACAATGTACGTGAACGAGGTAAGAACCGATCGAGAGAGATAAAAGATCAACTGATTATGATCGATGACTCACGGCTATTAGCTTTCCAACGCGTAGAAGTCTTtgttagtaataataataagcgTGTTGGGGTTTTATATTGCACAGTTGATACTCTACCAACTATTTTGTACCTTTATAAGTTTTTATCAGTTGTCCCATAATCGTAATAACAAGAAATACTAATTCTGGAATGTAGTCGACGAGgtttacataatataaaaaacaaatatatgtatTGACAATTACGTTTGTGTTGTATATGCCACTCGTGGTAATATGTGCGCTCGCACAGCCAAGTTGTTTCAACTTTTCAAAAAAAGCTAGTAAATATATAGAACGTTGGTTGAAGTATCTTGTCCATATCATCATAGTTTAAGAACGCCTTCGTGTCGTTGTGTTGTTCACTGTCTTCGGGTTCTTCCTTATGTTCCAGTATTGGCTCGGTTTCTATTTTCAGATTCTTCAAATTCATATACTAATAATCGCTATCATATGGTATCAATTGTTTTACGTACTTCCTTTTTTTGTCAGTAAAACTAAGTttagaagttttattttttgttaatatatactTTGTAAACCTCAACATTCATttcttgaataaaaaaaaaaaggttaagaaCGTCAGGTCAATTTTAGAATTGCAAGAAAGCAGCTAACActtcatcaaaataaaataaattactttgTAAGATCAATTCATATGTGAAAGCTACAACCAACGAAAACAGGATAAGAAAAGGTTTTCCGACAAGAAAGTCTACCAAAGACAGAGAGACCTGGCTTGCCTCCAGTTCACGCCTTCGCTTTTGGCTTTGTATTCATGTGGAGGCagcaatacaaaaatattattcatttcagcaaaacataagaaaaaaaatgaataaagagCGTAaactaaattttctaaattttagaaaccataaactaatttttttctatttctttcgCAATCAGTTTTTTCAGCAACGATAAtctgaaaaaaacaaatggCTGATAAACCAAGTGGCAAAAACTCCACTAGTGTACAAAAccatactacattaaacatcttgTCAATGAAACAGCTGTTTCGAGTTTTTTCAACACAAAGTTGGTAATAAACTCAGCGAAGATCCTGAAAAGTTTCATGAAGAGCACATGTTCAAGATCTTAGTACGGCTTTGTGGACCATGGTTTCCTTGTGAATCTGGTGGCAACTCTTCTCAACAAGATCCAAGAGCTTCTCCAAATTCACTGCCCACGAGTTGAGAATCTCGTTGCTGTCCTTTGCGATCTGGAAACACACGACTCCTGATGGTCTGTCTATTTTCGCAATCAGTGCTTTCGACACTACCATCTCTGAGAGATACTTCTCCGCCTCCTGAGAAATTATTCCACAACCAATCACAATTTGTATAACGAGCTTAAGAAGTAAGAAGCGCATGATACAACCAGAGAGAACAAGATCAATTACCTCAATGCTTAGGCATAAAAGCTCTGCAAGTCTCCTCAACGTTATCCTGGAGTAGTACTTTGAGACAACGAGAATATTCTGCAGATTACAAagagaaaatcaaaaaaattaatgacaGCGACTGACGTAGCCAACAACAATGATTCTCAAGGAGAGACTTACATGTTCAATGATTCTCAGCTTCAGATCTTCACCAGCCTTGTCACCCAAAGAGCCTCCAATCAggcttttttctttctcaaactCATCCTTGTATTTGTTCCAGAGAGCTGTCCATTGAATAACCTCCATTGTCACTACCTGTTTCAGAAGCATCCTgcaaccaataaaataaaacacacaagACACACTACTCAGAAGCCATAGAAGCAAACGGTAaatgaaattcaaaatttatggAGAAAGAAAAGTACTTGAAATCAGGAATCTCTGATAAattcttatcctccaacgtTGCATTGAGCAAGCTTGATTGCATTGGATCATGAGGTGCCAAGACCAAGAACCAGCAGATCTTCCTCAGGACCTATTGTTTGAAGAACAAAGAGACGTTATTCTCAGACTAACCATAGAATGTATATTATACTAAACACAGAATCAATGCTTGACGCTTACGGGAATCCACTGCTCTGGGGTTTCTTTTACAGAAGGGATGTCATATATTGCCTTGTAGCTACGGCAGATTTCGAGGTACTCATTGTTATGAGAATAATACCTACATTGTTgagtattaaattattaaaattgtacATCAGAACACAAATCAAGAACAGCAGAATTTAGAGAAGTGCAAGAAGACCATACCTGATCATGAGCTCATAGTAAATTCTCTTGAGCTCCAGCAAAGATGGTATATCAGCAGGAGCCTCCTCTACAATGTTCTCACCTTCCTTAGgcttcttcttatcttttttcGTATCCGCGTCAAATACTCTAGGGTTGATCTTCCTCGATAAGATTTGTGCACGGACATAGTCTTGACGATCCAAGCACAAGCGGACCTTTAAAATTCACCCAAAAACAATTAGCGCCACCAATGAAAACACCAGTCGATATTATTAAATCACAACATCAATATAGCAAAAGGCCTTACTTGTTCAAGGATAAATGCAATTTTCTCAGTTTTTGCCATGGCGCCAAATGTCTCCACCTGTTATTCATCACCACAAGGATTAACTAGAGGACTTCCAGAGGATTAAGTAGCAAAATGCGGATAAGCTTACAGCGACTTCTTGCATAAGATCTGCAGCCTCAGCAATCTGACCCTGTTCTTCCTTAATCTTAGCAAGCCTCCTTGTCAGGCGAGCCCTTTCAATCTCAACATATATCTGATACACATGCGAAGTTCAAATGCAAACAATTACACAAAACGATTAAGATATAATGGAGATAACAAATAGCATTAGTTTCTGAGCTCCGCACCTTCCCCGCAGACACATTGTTCAACGTCTTGATAAGCTCGATCTTAGTTTCTATATCTGGAGTCTGATCAATATACTGCATAGCTTGCTGCACCATGGATTGCACAGCctgcaaacaaaaatattcacTTATCATTTATCACTTTGTatcattaattaaatttcaataaaattctGGAAGATGAAAACGTTAAAATTGGAGATGAAGTTAATAACACAAGACACTGAAACTAGAACAAACGTTTAGAAATAAACTGAAGCATGTATAACCATCAGTATCTCCAACAACACAACGACACAACTCAAACACTGTAGTAAGTTGAATTAAACACAAATGCCGTATCCTCCTGACATTAACAGCGAAAACGGACAAACAAACGATACAatttcaaagtttcaaacaCTGTAATAAAGTTTGAATTGAACATAATAAATGGCGAATTTTCCTTAACTTTGAGATTATGCCCTTTATCACTTATCACTTCCTatcattaattaaatttcaataaaattctGGAAGATGGAAACGTTAAAATTGGAGATGAAGTTAATAAGACAAGACACTGAAACTAGAACCAATGTTTTGTAATAAACTGAAGCACATGTAACCATCAGTATCTCCAACAACACAACGACACAACTCAAACAACTGTAGTAAATTGAATTAAACACAAATGCCGAATCCTCCTGACATTAACAGTGAAAACAGACAAAACGACACAAATTCAAAGTTTCAAACACTGTAATAAAGTTTGAATTAAGCAACTCCTAAACTTTGAGTTCATGCCCGTGTTTACCAAACACTGTGCCTATGTAATTCTCAAGTCAAACTAATAAATCGAAGTACCTGTTTGAGCTGACCACGTTTCTTGGAGAGATTGAGAATCTGCTCGTTGAGGAGTTTCCAGTCCTTGGCTTCGAAACAGAGCTGGAGAATCTCAGTAGCGGCTTTCCTTGTACCGGCCACATTCTCGGCGAGTCTCATCTGCTTCTCTTCGTTCAGAAGCCGATCCACCGACGCCTCTAGGTTCCCGCTCTCTCCCTAAAAATCCACACTATAAATCGAATGAGATTCGAAAttaggaagaaaagaaaaaaaaaaacagatccgaGGAGTCGAAAACTCGCCATCTCTAAAGCACAACAAATCAGGTGAAAGCAAGTGTAGTTGTTGAAACTCCGGCGACGGAACTGAGAAACTTGGAGAAAGGAATCGGCGATAGAGAAGAGAGCTTATGGTATGGAGTTGCCAACCCCTTGAACAAGAAAGCTCAGATTCTTCGATAAtccaatttttttctataatggGCCACTAATGGGCTGTTAACTGATTGTTTTAAGCTTCCTAGCAATTGGTTTAGTGGGCTTGTGGGCTTAGGAacaagttattatttatttaatttcaaattatgtCTTCTTGCCTTAACTTTTATAACTGTTCTACTTCTCTGCGTTGGCTTAATAAATTTCTCTTCACTTCGGCTCCGTTGTtagaaaaggagagaagagaagagaaagagaagctcAGGATTCGATTTCCTTCTGCCATgtctggagaagaagaagagaacgcCGCCGAACTCAAGATCGGAGACGGTACCTTACCTCTCTCTATTCCCTTCTCCattcaaaattagggttttttcttcttttcgttCGAATTGATCTTAGTCCAACACGAttgagcttttaccctttttcAATTTGGCCTTAAAAATTGATGGGTTTTCGtttgtttttggaaaattaGAGTTTTTGAAGGCAAAGTGCTTAATGAACTGTGAAGTGTCTTTGATCCTTGAGCACAAGTATGAACAGCTTCAGCAAGTCTCCGAGGATCCCATGAACCAAGTTTCTCAGTTAagtctttttaaaaagttttgttGTGCTTTGTAGATATTCATTCTCAATTAGCAATCAAGAGATACAGGAGCTGTTGGTACTAGTAGTGTTTATGCCAATTTCATTATATGTGGGGAAAAAAATCAATACTTTATTGTGTGATTGACTTGTGTGTTTTCTCCTTGCAGGGTGTTTGAGAAGTCCTTGCAGTATGTGAAGCGGTTTAGCCGCTACAAGAATCCTGATGCTGTTAGACAAGTTCGAGAGTATCCTCTTTTTGAATTTAGTTGATTTAATAGTTTATAACCAATGGTTGCTTTGACATGTTTGCATCTTTATGAGAATGCATTGATTCTGCTTTTATTAGCACTGAACGAATGAGAGAGTTTAAAGTCACTGGTTCACTTAATTAGTTTTAGGCAGTATGATTTTTACTGTAGCATGTTTTACCTTAACTCAAGTTTCACAGAATCTTGAGCAGACATCAACTCACTGAGTTTGAGGTAAGATGTTCAAAACGTTTgagattggattttttttttgtcatcagctAAGTTGTTTAGACAGAGGGTTAAGCCTTTGGTTTGGTCGTTATTGAACAGCTTTGTGTTCTTGGCAATCTATGTCCTGAAACTGCTGAAGAAGCAGTGGCAATGGTTCCTTCTCtcaaggtaattttttttaaaaacattcaaccTTCTTTATTCCTAGAAAGAACAAATAGCCTTCctattttttttgcaaatgaTGTAAGCTTCTGTTTTGTGTAGACAAAAGGAAGAGCTCATAGTGATGAAGCAATTGAGAAGATGCTCAATGATCTCTCCCTTGTCAAGAGATTCGAGTAGTGCAGAAAGCTCTCAAGATCTAAGTTTATAAACATGTCTAGCTGATGCTGTCTGAGAGTTAGTTTTCATGTCTAAAATTACAAAGCTTTTATGCTCAGAATCTCTGCAATGACATCATCGTGTTAAATGAATGTGGTTTACAATTGGCTTATCTAAGTTTTCGATGTAATTAATTCGTAAATTTAATCAgtaaaaatatgaagaaaaataaTCTCCAGTTTAAAAACTCGCAAGCTTAAGGTAACTATTTTATTGATAAAGAGCACAGAATCAATAGATCTTGAGACTTcaacataaatattatattacccTAATTAGAATGTGTAATCATAATATATGAAGTAAGTAAATCATTAGGATCTTCTCCAGTGATCACAAGCTCAAAAAGAACAAGTTTTCTTTCCATCACTGGTTAGGGCATTAAAGTAGAAAAACCCTACAAAATTTAATGGATAAACTCTAGTTAATTAGTATCACTATACACTTTAGCTCCTATAAAAGAATTATCACATTTATCAAACCTCCTCCGTCGTTTCCGATTCACATTTTTCACAAAGAGATGAAACTCATGGATGGCTTGGCGTGAACTATCTTTGATTCTGAAGGTAAGTGTTTCTGTTAGTATATACTTTTGAACAATCAAACAGAACAAGCCATTGTTTAATCATCactaaaaattgttataaaaaaaaataatcatcacTAAAAATGTATCTATTTTACTTTGTGCAGAGTATTTTTCtcaagaaatatttttaaaaaatgtaccAAGAAAGTCTGGAGATTTATCAACTGTGGAGACTTGCTATCCAAGAAAGAGACGAAGCAAGAGAACATCTGAAACATTCACTTGCTGAACTCTCTCAACTAAGGGAACTCTATAACGCTGTACTGTTGTCTGAACAGCAGCAAATGATCACTTATTACCCCGAAGCCACTGATCAAACTACATGTCATCAGAGCTGTAACTACAATCACTTCCCCGGCGACTCTCCGTCGCGGTTCTTGTCTCTGTCGCCGTCGGATCTCGTCTCTAACCTAAATGTTGATTCAACTCCACTTGATCTCAGCTTCCGTTCAAATCAGAGCCGTGTTGGTGTTGAGAGTACGAGAGATTATGAAACCGTTGTGCTGGAGATGATAGGAGGAACGCTGCCGGAATACGGTAAGTTTTTGCAAGCTGTTAGTGAAGTTGGATCGTTGGTTGAGTCATTGTTCATAGCCGGTCCTGTTCCGAAGTGGAGAAATCCTCCGGTTTTATTGTCTAGTCAAAGACCGGTTATGAGTAATCATATCACAGGAAACTGGAACTATGGTGGTTTGGAGTTTGGTTCGCTGATGCAAAACCGGTCTTTCCCTGTTTGATGTCTGCATGAAATGTGACCCCAAGAAAATGTTATGCATGATTTTTTCCTGTTGGTACCATGTaatgttttaagttattttgtattGTTAAAGAAATTATTTGATCCAATAAAATAATTCAGTTAAAATTAGGCTGGGGCAAGTCCACAATTCTTTAGTTAACCATTAACATTGAACCATCCTTTTATTTATGGTTAGTCGATTGGTACTAAATTTTACTCCTACAACTTGCATAACAAGTTGATATGGCCGAGTTGGTCTAAGGCGCCAGATTAAGGTTCTGGTCCGAAAGGGCGTGGGTTCAAATCCCACTGTCAAcagttattttgatttttttaatgtttaagaACTCATATTTGGGCCTTCTACGATCAGCCTTTTCATGGACTCTGGATGCATGATATCAAGCTCCCGATAATTTCCGCTCTACCCAAGACCTGCGATATCAATCAAAGCaattatgaatttttttcttctatcagatgttttcaaattcgTTTGTTTCAGTACCATAATGAAGTTATGAACCTGTAACATGTAGTATAATTTTGATGGGTTCGATATATCTATATCACATGTAGAATTACAATACGGGAAACATGCAAACTGTTAGACAAACAGAATAACTATACATTCATAGTAACTAACGCTAGCTGAAAGTTGACCAAGAATCATTAGTGACTTCAACTCTATTAGAAGAAAGAgcaagagatggagagagaatGAAGACAAAGATTAGTTTATTCTTATCCATGCATCTCTTTTATATTCATCCCTGCAGTATCTTCTTCGTTAAATACTGGCTGTGAATGTGATCCAGAACAAATGCAGATTTAATGCAGGCTATTTAATTTGCAGATAGAACTGTATTAATTACCCATTCATGTTTAAAATGCAGAActgaataaagtaaaaaaaataaaaactcccCTGCATGCAGATTGGTTTTGTTCTTTGATTTCTTGTCCTGCAGATTTTAAGGGAAATGGTGCTGGCGAGATGCAGAGGACCAATAAGGGCTTGAGTTTCTTTTTAATCATTGATTATAAATACTTTTCATTATTgcactttatttatttaacaaattaatTGTTCTCTTAGTAGTGAAATCTAGTATTTTTCATTCTTACGTTATAGTAGTagacattttttattaaaaataaaaaatgataattatcTTGTGtctaatcaaattttatattttcaagttGTCTTTACATCAATTAAAAGAATTCAAAAACTCAAGGAGTATTTTTAATTAgttcattaaataaataaacaaaatattcttttaaaagttttaatataaccttcaaaaaagtttataactgtcatataaattaaaaattaaataaataaacataatttttttattaataatattatattaataattaatattggtGTATAAGTAGTATGTTTAGAATATTTGGTATTTCTaatactaaatataattaatatatttaggtatagaAATTGTATTTCGGATATTCaagtacccgttcggttctctATTTGGTTCTAATTCGGTTTCGTTTTTTCGGgtacaaaaatataagaatcatTCGGTTATTTTTTAACTTTGGTTTCGggttcgttttttttgtttcgttccggtttggttttcggttctTGGTTTTTATGCTCATGCCTAATTAATTCTATGGTTCAAAAGGTAAAAAATAACCGAAAATCGAGTaaagatacaaaaaataaaaataaaataagaatactcactataatttttgtaattgtGATGAATTTTCATATAATGGACAATTTTACTAtagttattgttatttttaacattatatttattacttatttataatagttatatttaatttggatatttaattttcattaaaaatcaacatgtattaaattataataattattaaattatcttgatctgcatttgttcggtttgatctgcatttgttctgcatgatctgcatttgttctgcttgatctgcattttTGTTTGATCTGTATTTTTTGATCTGCGTCACCCATTCGAAGCCACTATGTGTAAGATCTCCTCCTGGTAATGTTATTTATTTGAACAGTCGGAGATTCTCTCGTCAGTGTCAGTCAAATCTTTTAgcaagaaaaaaacaacaacagtaatgtttttagttgttttgccgattaaaaaaaaacatgttttacaCCCGTTATTCGGGAAGTTCCACGTAGTGATTCAAAAGCGGTGTGAAATGACGAGGACCAATTGATACGCCTGCCCTGTCTCTATTTGCTGATtgagtcaaaaaaaaatatttttataggaaAAACACCCACTCGTTTTGAAATATAAGGTTATGAATGGGGCAAGCGGTGCGGGACGGATTTGATACAGTGTAAGAGCGTTTTTCAGAATGTCACCAATCAACtaatacaaaactaaaaaagcGTATTTGGTCAAATTTGGTCAAATAACGCACTTAACAAAAAcctgtttttgtttgttctattatttttaaaaacgcacATGAATTTGTAACACGTCAGTTTTGGTGTGGTCAAGTGCGTTTTTCATTGTGATGTTTCCATTATATCattattctatttattatactttattttaaagaaaatttttaCACAGCtgtttaactattttaatatatatatatatacatgctaCAAAAATAATTGGTTATCTAGACCATTAAAAATACTAATACCTAGTTATATTTATTCAATTaccaaagttatattttaaaaattctaaaattttaccgaaaactcaaaatTATACCTCAAAAacctgaaataaaaaaatacatgaaatatcaaaaacataCCCATATacccaaatatacctaatatataaaatgaattttgcGTATTTTGGGTATCCGGTCAGATCTTAGGTAGGACCCAAACTTGAACCGAGATCCACGGATCCAAAAAATTATATCCTATAGATATTGTAGCCTAGATCCGGACCCGGACTTATATTTTCGGGTTGGTTTTGGTTCGGATAAAATGTCCAGCCctcttaaattataaaatatagattataaatatcattaaaatgatTAGAAGACAACTATAGATCaagtaataattaaaatttataattttattgataaTTAGTATTGCATAAAATTTTCACCAAccaaatattatttgatattattaatattatttaaagaatatgtacttatgtatttattatatatatagctaaatttatacttattatttatttttctagttaataaaagaaaacaaaaaaattatattgatttcattgatatttttgtttaacattattttttttaattattcaattcCGCAAACTATATATGTTCACCAATCAACACAATTCCGCACCGCTAATTTTGTTAAAACCGCACTTGTCCCGCAAACCGCACGAACCGCACTTGGACCGTACCGCACTTAAATTCCGTCCCGCTAATATTATCAATTCCGCGGTCACCATTCGGACCCTAAATCTGAACTTGTTGAAAATAATGTGGAGAGTGTCTATTCTTTTATTGGGGACGGGTGCGTcgttgaaaaatgaaaatattgtttttgacATTAAACGAGTGTTACAGTACTCGTTGCTGAACAAAAACGATAAGAAATATATTTTCCCGTAATTTTAAAACCGATAAGTCACATTGAGTAAATAACAATGGATTACAAGGCAGTATacgtaaataaataattaacattttctACAGAAGAACATGCA
Above is a window of Brassica napus cultivar Da-Ae unplaced genomic scaffold, Da-Ae ScsIHWf_1255;HRSCAF=1790, whole genome shotgun sequence DNA encoding:
- the LOC125596640 gene encoding uncharacterized protein LOC125596640 yields the protein MEKRRREEMITEAEMEAAQYLMELSDEETSLEITKKRKIEEIFGKDDIYQDQCTKEMVIVRVMSPKKKKKFRTLESIYKATRPIYQSRDNKMMKQHS
- the LOC125596638 gene encoding 26S proteasome non-ATPase regulatory subunit 12 homolog A-like, with product MGESGNLEASVDRLLNEEKQMRLAENVAGTRKAATEILQLCFEAKDWKLLNEQILNLSKKRGQLKQAVQSMVQQAMQYIDQTPDIETKIELIKTLNNVSAGKIYVEIERARLTRRLAKIKEEQGQIAEAADLMQEVAVETFGAMAKTEKIAFILEQVRLCLDRQDYVRAQILSRKINPRVFDADTKKDKKKPKEGENIVEEAPADIPSLLELKRIYYELMIRYYSHNNEYLEICRSYKAIYDIPSVKETPEQWIPVLRKICWFLVLAPHDPMQSSLLNATLEDKNLSEIPDFKMLLKQVVTMEVIQWTALWNKYKDEFEKEKSLIGGSLGDKAGEDLKLRIIEHNILVVSKYYSRITLRRLAELLCLSIEEAEKYLSEMVVSKALIAKIDRPSGVVCFQIAKDSNEILNSWAVNLEKLLDLVEKSCHQIHKETMVHKAVLRS
- the LOC106441264 gene encoding DNA-directed RNA polymerase II subunit 4-like; translation: MSSCLNFYNCSTSLRWLNKFLFTSAPLLEKERREEKEKLRIRFPSAMSGEEEENAAELKIGDEFLKAKCLMNCEVSLILEHKYEQLQQVSEDPMNQVSQVFEKSLQYVKRFSRYKNPDAVRQVREILSRHQLTEFELCVLGNLCPETAEEAVAMVPSLKTKGRAHSDEAIEKMLNDLSLVKRFE
- the LOC125596639 gene encoding uncharacterized protein LOC125596639 → MYQESLEIYQLWRLAIQERDEAREHLKHSLAELSQLRELYNAVLLSEQQQMITYYPEATDQTTCHQSCNYNHFPGDSPSRFLSLSPSDLVSNLNVDSTPLDLSFRSNQSRVGVESTRDYETVVLEMIGGTLPEYGKFLQAVSEVGSLVESLFIAGPVPKWRNPPVLLSSQRPVMSNHITGNWNYGGLEFGSLMQNRSFPV